Proteins encoded by one window of Tunturibacter psychrotolerans:
- a CDS encoding FKBP-type peptidyl-prolyl cis-trans isomerase has product MIAKLPSITLLAALTTVATAQTTPKATTTTPHHTTAIAKPATTPPNIPKVVGIPKPLFTLRYIDSKIGTGAPAEERKYYTVHYTGWLTNGTKFDSSFDHPGGEPITFPYGAHRVIIGWDTGFQGMHVGGKRRLFVPYQLAYGESGRPPVIPAKADLIFDVELVSMSDTPPQPKTPPAPPTAPESPQKTAPTTQTTPTTPTTQTAPTTQTSPTTPTAPSTPTTPTTPTNNPPHPETL; this is encoded by the coding sequence ATGATTGCAAAGCTCCCCTCGATCACCCTTCTGGCCGCTCTAACCACCGTCGCCACCGCCCAAACCACACCAAAAGCAACCACGACGACCCCGCACCACACCACTGCCATTGCAAAACCCGCAACCACACCCCCAAACATCCCCAAAGTAGTCGGCATTCCCAAGCCTCTCTTCACACTGAGGTATATCGACTCCAAAATCGGTACCGGAGCCCCGGCCGAAGAGCGCAAGTACTACACCGTCCACTACACCGGCTGGCTCACCAATGGCACCAAGTTTGACTCCTCCTTCGATCACCCCGGCGGCGAGCCCATCACCTTCCCCTATGGCGCACACCGCGTCATCATAGGCTGGGACACTGGGTTCCAGGGCATGCACGTCGGTGGAAAGCGCCGCCTCTTCGTCCCCTACCAGCTAGCCTACGGCGAGTCTGGCCGCCCCCCCGTCATTCCGGCCAAAGCCGATCTCATCTTCGACGTCGAACTAGTCTCCATGTCCGACACCCCGCCCCAGCCAAAGACACCTCCCGCGCCACCAACCGCGCCCGAATCGCCTCAAAAGACCGCTCCGACTACCCAGACGACTCCGACTACTCCAACAACTCAAACCGCACCAACGACTCAAACATCCCCAACCACGCCCACTGCTCCAAGTACTCCAACGACACCAACCACTCCAACCAACAACCCGCCGCACCCTGAGACCCTATAG
- a CDS encoding ArsR/SmtB family transcription factor has protein sequence MVELSVASLDSVFHALSDATRRAILRDVSREARTVGQIAEPYNMSLAAVSKHLQVLERADLIRREKKGNFRMVQLNADNLRAAQEWLAYYETFWTGQLDALQNYLETAETPGEDVRNGNSGAGTEEE, from the coding sequence ATGGTTGAATTGTCGGTTGCTTCTTTGGATTCCGTGTTTCATGCTCTGTCGGACGCTACTCGTCGCGCGATTCTGCGGGACGTGAGCCGGGAGGCCAGGACGGTAGGGCAGATTGCAGAGCCGTACAACATGTCGCTGGCCGCCGTTTCGAAGCATCTGCAGGTGCTGGAACGGGCGGATCTGATTCGACGGGAGAAGAAGGGCAACTTTCGGATGGTGCAGTTGAATGCGGATAACTTGCGGGCGGCGCAGGAGTGGCTTGCCTACTACGAAACTTTCTGGACGGGCCAGTTGGATGCCCTTCAGAATTACCTGGAGACGGCGGAGACGCCGGGAGAGGATGTGCGGAATGGCAACTCTGGAGCTGGAACAGAAGAAGAATGA
- the lptF gene encoding LPS export ABC transporter permease LptF, producing the protein MRIITRYILREVTSHALLGGALFTFIIFMRDLGRILEFVVRDSATAGDVARIIAFTLPPALTVTIPMAVLVGILLGLSRLAADSEITAMRASGMGAIDFVRIVSIVSAVALVLGLFNSLYLAPRAASGLIALGESLKSSQASFEVQPRVFYEEFKDRVLYVQDATPAAGAALWHHVFLADLTEPTDPHITTADQAVVVNGTPNTPDAQTIRLHLLNGGQHDTSSTDPNQYNISTFTSTDVPIETEAPEDAHLGRINTPIQALSLAELWRNANAIKASSGRESSVYRIEFNKRFSYPFACLVLMLVGVPLGISSKRGGKSTGFVLTILLVFIYYFLSSVGVAFAQSGKLSPFLGVWGANLLFAAAGAILLYQMSRGGIALSLVSTIGIWLSKLVTRLTSNGHESANVRSRHDIATLLRRFRSISRIQFPLLLDDYVMREYATNFAIVLSSFSTLFLIFTFFELIGPIFKNRTPLITVGEYLVSLIPYILYNVTPLCALVAVLVTFGSLSRTSELTAMKSSGISLYRIITPVLIVTILISAGLFIFDELYLPAANRRQEALLSIIKDKPTQTFSRPDRQWISGQTNNAGEPYRIFYYQYFNAEKDTFANLTVFEFDPATFTLQRRIFAASAQWDPHVNNWIFDNGWQRTFSGETISSYQPFTVSTFPEIREQPSYFKKEYIPSQEMSYTELSRYISDLKQSGFDTKRLSVQLNKKIAYPLITLVMAILAIPFALSMGKKGSLTGIATAIGLAITYWVVALIFESLGNVNTLPALLAAWTPDLLFGITGAYLLLRTPT; encoded by the coding sequence ATGCGCATCATCACCCGATACATCCTCCGCGAAGTCACCTCGCACGCCCTCCTCGGCGGAGCCCTCTTTACATTCATCATCTTCATGCGCGATCTCGGTCGTATCCTCGAGTTCGTCGTACGCGACTCCGCCACAGCGGGAGACGTCGCCCGCATCATCGCCTTCACTTTGCCGCCAGCTCTCACCGTCACCATTCCCATGGCTGTCCTGGTAGGCATCCTCCTCGGTCTTTCCCGCCTCGCCGCCGACAGCGAAATCACTGCCATGCGAGCCAGCGGTATGGGCGCCATCGACTTCGTCCGCATCGTCTCCATCGTCTCCGCCGTCGCCCTCGTTCTGGGCCTCTTCAACTCCCTCTACCTCGCCCCCCGCGCCGCCAGTGGCCTCATTGCCCTCGGCGAATCACTCAAATCCTCGCAGGCTTCCTTCGAGGTCCAGCCACGCGTCTTCTACGAAGAGTTCAAAGACCGCGTCCTCTACGTACAGGACGCTACCCCCGCCGCAGGCGCCGCCCTCTGGCACCATGTCTTCCTCGCCGACCTCACCGAACCAACCGATCCTCACATCACCACCGCCGACCAGGCAGTCGTCGTCAATGGCACCCCCAACACGCCAGACGCCCAGACCATCCGTCTCCACCTCCTCAACGGCGGCCAGCACGACACTTCCTCTACCGACCCGAACCAGTACAACATCTCCACCTTTACCAGCACCGACGTCCCCATCGAGACCGAAGCCCCCGAAGACGCCCACCTCGGCCGCATCAACACGCCGATCCAGGCACTCTCACTCGCCGAGCTCTGGCGCAACGCCAACGCCATCAAAGCCTCTAGCGGTCGCGAATCCTCCGTCTACCGCATCGAGTTCAACAAGCGCTTCTCTTATCCCTTCGCCTGCCTCGTCCTTATGCTCGTCGGCGTCCCTCTCGGCATCTCCTCCAAGCGCGGAGGAAAATCCACCGGCTTCGTCCTCACCATCCTTCTCGTCTTCATCTACTACTTCCTCTCGTCAGTCGGAGTAGCCTTCGCCCAATCCGGCAAGCTCTCTCCCTTCCTCGGCGTCTGGGGAGCAAACCTCCTCTTCGCCGCCGCGGGCGCCATCCTCCTCTATCAAATGTCTCGCGGAGGCATCGCTCTCAGCCTAGTCTCCACCATCGGCATCTGGCTCAGCAAACTCGTCACTCGCCTCACCAGCAACGGTCACGAGTCGGCCAACGTGAGATCCCGGCATGACATCGCCACACTCCTCCGCCGCTTCCGCAGCATCTCCCGCATACAGTTCCCTCTCCTGCTCGACGACTACGTCATGCGCGAGTACGCCACCAACTTCGCCATCGTCCTCAGCTCCTTCTCCACCCTCTTCCTCATCTTCACCTTCTTCGAACTCATCGGCCCCATCTTCAAAAACCGCACACCTCTCATCACCGTAGGCGAATACCTCGTCAGCCTCATCCCCTATATCCTCTACAACGTCACGCCCCTCTGCGCCCTGGTCGCGGTTCTCGTCACCTTCGGCTCCCTCAGCCGCACCTCAGAGCTCACCGCGATGAAATCCAGCGGCATCAGCCTCTACCGCATCATCACGCCAGTTCTAATAGTCACCATCCTCATCTCAGCCGGCCTCTTCATCTTCGACGAGCTCTACCTCCCCGCCGCCAACCGCCGCCAGGAGGCACTCCTCTCGATCATCAAAGACAAACCCACCCAAACGTTCTCCCGCCCCGACCGCCAATGGATCTCCGGCCAGACCAACAACGCCGGCGAGCCCTACCGCATCTTCTACTACCAATACTTCAACGCAGAAAAAGACACCTTCGCCAACCTCACCGTCTTCGAGTTCGACCCCGCGACCTTCACCCTTCAGCGCCGCATCTTCGCCGCATCCGCTCAGTGGGATCCCCACGTCAACAATTGGATCTTCGACAACGGCTGGCAGCGCACCTTCTCCGGCGAAACGATCTCCAGCTATCAGCCCTTCACCGTCTCCACCTTCCCCGAGATTCGCGAGCAGCCCAGCTACTTCAAAAAGGAGTACATCCCCTCCCAGGAGATGAGCTACACCGAACTCTCCCGTTACATCAGCGACCTCAAGCAATCCGGCTTTGACACCAAACGCCTCAGCGTACAGCTCAACAAAAAAATCGCCTATCCACTCATCACCCTCGTCATGGCTATCCTCGCCATCCCCTTCGCTCTATCGATGGGCAAGAAAGGTTCGCTCACCGGCATAGCCACCGCGATCGGCCTTGCGATCACCTATTGGGTAGTCGCCCTCATCTTCGAATCCCTCGGCAACGTCAACACCCTCCCTGCGCTCCTCGCCGCATGGACACCCGATCTCCTCTTCGGCATAACCGGCGCCTACCTACTCCTCCGCACTCCCACGTAA
- a CDS encoding SRPBCC family protein — protein sequence MATLELEQKKNDGSALQLELTRVIRASRARVYEAWTRPEILQKWHAPGDMNFVSATLDVREGGTYEVLSQGMMCAKEGMTEEERTRQVAVRGQYLRVIPNELLQFTWNGSWAPTETTMVTVFLRDVEGGTEIRLRHEQFATESSRDGHAMGWESLFGKLAAAIEG from the coding sequence ATGGCAACTCTGGAGCTGGAACAGAAGAAGAATGATGGAAGTGCATTGCAGCTTGAGCTGACACGAGTGATTCGGGCTAGTCGGGCGCGAGTCTATGAGGCTTGGACGCGGCCGGAGATCTTGCAGAAATGGCATGCGCCGGGAGATATGAACTTTGTGAGCGCTACGCTCGATGTGCGTGAGGGGGGAACTTACGAAGTTTTATCGCAGGGGATGATGTGCGCCAAGGAGGGAATGACGGAGGAAGAGAGAACGCGCCAGGTAGCGGTTCGCGGGCAGTATCTACGGGTTATTCCGAACGAGCTGCTGCAGTTTACGTGGAACGGAAGTTGGGCTCCGACGGAGACCACGATGGTGACGGTGTTTCTGAGAGATGTCGAGGGCGGAACGGAGATTCGGTTGCGGCATGAACAGTTCGCCACGGAGAGCTCGCGTGATGGTCATGCAATGGGCTGGGAGAGCTTGTTTGGCAAGCTGGCCGCGGCTATCGAGGGCTGA